From a single Streptomyces sp. NBC_01264 genomic region:
- a CDS encoding MFS transporter gives MTNPQNPAARPAGRREWIAFTVLVLPLLLVSMDVSVLYFAIPAITRELDPSATQQLWIFDSYAFALSGLLITMGSLGDRIGRRKLLLAGAAAFGLASVAAAYATSAEMLIAARVLLGIGGATLMPSTLALVRNLFQDERQRGKAIAIWSGAMTGGIALGSVMSGVMLNHFWWGSVFLINVPAMLLLLVLVPVLVPEFKDPAPGRFDLLSVPLSMAAVLPVVYGLKEIAAEGFTPLRAGRLAAGLAFGYLFVRRQRTRTDAMVSRTLFRKRGFGAGIGLNTVAAFAMMGSAYFTTQYLQSVLGMGTLEAALWSLAPSVVIGAAAPVGAALAQKTDRAYVVSGGFVLAAAGFVLIGLVGTDSLWLLLTGAGVLASGIVTVMSLVSDMALGSAPAEKAGSAASLLETGQEFGGALGMAVLGSLGTAVYRSDLAGSEPAVRETLGGAVATAQGLGGAAGAQVLAAAREAFVHAMQYAAWGGTVLLLAAAVLAAALLRGRGAQAQAPAEPAPAVEALAH, from the coding sequence ATGACGAACCCCCAGAACCCCGCAGCACGTCCCGCCGGTCGCCGGGAATGGATCGCCTTCACCGTTCTCGTGCTCCCGCTGCTCCTGGTCTCGATGGACGTCTCCGTCCTCTACTTCGCCATCCCGGCCATCACCCGGGAGCTGGACCCCAGCGCCACGCAGCAGCTCTGGATCTTCGACAGCTACGCCTTCGCCCTCTCGGGCCTGCTCATCACGATGGGCTCGCTCGGCGACCGGATCGGCCGCCGCAAGCTGCTCCTGGCCGGCGCGGCCGCCTTCGGACTCGCCTCCGTCGCCGCCGCCTACGCCACCAGCGCCGAGATGCTCATCGCGGCCCGGGTACTGCTCGGAATCGGCGGCGCGACCCTGATGCCGTCCACGCTCGCCCTGGTCCGCAACCTCTTCCAGGACGAGCGGCAGCGCGGCAAGGCCATCGCGATCTGGTCCGGCGCCATGACCGGCGGCATCGCCCTCGGCTCGGTCATGAGCGGCGTGATGCTGAACCACTTCTGGTGGGGCTCCGTCTTCCTGATCAACGTGCCCGCGATGCTGCTCCTGCTGGTCCTGGTCCCCGTGCTGGTCCCCGAGTTCAAGGACCCGGCGCCCGGCCGCTTCGACCTGCTGAGCGTGCCGCTGTCGATGGCCGCCGTGCTGCCGGTGGTCTACGGGCTCAAGGAGATCGCCGCCGAGGGCTTCACCCCGCTCCGCGCCGGCCGCCTCGCCGCCGGCCTCGCCTTCGGGTACCTCTTCGTCCGCCGCCAGCGCACCCGTACCGATGCCATGGTCTCCCGGACCCTCTTCCGGAAGCGCGGCTTCGGCGCCGGCATCGGCCTGAACACCGTCGCCGCCTTCGCCATGATGGGCTCGGCCTACTTCACCACCCAGTACCTGCAGTCGGTGCTCGGCATGGGCACCCTGGAAGCCGCCCTCTGGAGCCTCGCCCCCTCGGTCGTCATCGGCGCCGCCGCCCCCGTCGGCGCGGCCCTCGCGCAGAAGACCGACCGGGCCTACGTCGTCTCGGGCGGCTTCGTCCTGGCCGCCGCCGGGTTCGTCCTGATCGGCCTGGTGGGCACCGACTCGCTGTGGCTGCTGCTGACCGGAGCGGGGGTCCTCGCGAGCGGCATCGTCACCGTGATGTCCCTGGTCTCCGACATGGCGCTCGGCTCCGCCCCCGCCGAGAAGGCCGGCTCCGCCGCCTCCCTGCTGGAGACCGGCCAGGAGTTCGGCGGCGCCCTCGGGATGGCCGTCCTGGGCAGCCTGGGCACGGCCGTCTACCGCTCCGACCTGGCCGGCTCCGAGCCCGCCGTGCGGGAGACCCTCGGCGGGGCCGTGGCCACCGCCCAGGGGCTCGGCGGCGCGGCCGGCGCACAGGTCCTGGCCGCGGCCCGGGAGGCCTTCGTGCACGCGATGCAGTACGCCGCCTGGGGCGGTACGGTCCTGCTCCTCGCGGCGGCGGTGCTCGCCGCGGCCCTGCTCCGGGGCCGCGGAGCGCAGGCCCAGGCCCCGGCGGAGCCGGCCCCGGCCGTCGAAGCGCTCGCGCACTGA
- a CDS encoding TetR/AcrR family transcriptional regulator: MGHREDLLEGAKKCLVEKGFVGTTARDVVKASGANLASIGYHYGSKDALMTEAFLALIQEWGDQFTAKVKGDGGSLERFRSVWDGVHAGHEESGPIWAASMEVALTRDRLPELRALLAASQGEGRKGLVSMFTGVPEEDLTAEDLRTAGAFYQALLNGFMLQWLFDPASAATPAELTEGMRRAVAAMARTAPSAGE, from the coding sequence ATGGGACATCGCGAAGACTTGCTGGAAGGTGCCAAGAAGTGCCTGGTCGAGAAGGGTTTCGTGGGCACGACCGCCCGCGACGTCGTCAAGGCGTCGGGTGCGAACCTGGCCTCGATCGGCTACCACTACGGCTCCAAGGACGCCCTCATGACGGAGGCGTTCCTCGCTCTCATCCAGGAGTGGGGTGACCAGTTCACGGCGAAGGTGAAGGGTGACGGCGGCTCGCTGGAACGCTTCCGCTCGGTCTGGGACGGGGTGCACGCCGGGCACGAGGAGTCGGGCCCGATCTGGGCGGCCAGCATGGAGGTCGCACTCACCCGGGACCGGCTGCCGGAACTGCGGGCGTTGCTCGCCGCCTCGCAGGGGGAGGGGCGCAAGGGGCTGGTCTCGATGTTCACCGGCGTGCCCGAGGAGGACCTGACGGCGGAGGACCTGCGGACCGCGGGCGCCTTCTACCAGGCCCTGCTGAACGGATTCATGCTCCAGTGGCTCTTCGACCCCGCGTCGGCGGCGACTCCCGCGGAGCTGACGGAGGGCATGCGTCGGGCGGTGGCAGCGATGGCGAGGACGGCCCCGTCGGCCGGGGAGTAA
- a CDS encoding PucR family transcriptional regulator: MKGDYQDLVDEISALLGAPATLENRDFRLIAFGAHDSDDDLAMDPVRTRSILTRQSTAAVRAWFEGFGIARATGPVRIPAAPDAGVFRGRICLPVRYRGIVQGYVWLLDQEPRPDAQALAAAMEVAQRIGLLLAEEARAGADLSREFLAVLTAGRGWQQDMAVAALRVALGPGGEGPHAAVCVSPWPGEAPASVPGAAAVCVVPWRGAGEREPRPGGGAPAGQCLAVLVRLRGADPLAPAMTAISRLLPGTPPSGPAAGAGRPTAATAGGTGTAGGSRSTAGSGTAAGSGTAPRAARPVPPAGAGSPGGAGSAPSPAPGGVTAGVSDPVRALTALPAAWQQATAAARAAAAGPRLGPVAQWSAIGPYRMLASVAEEALDDPVGRALRGPANPELARTAEVFLDCAGQAGRAAAALGIHRQTLYYRLSRVEQLTGLDLDEGEDRLLLHMALKAARLHG, encoded by the coding sequence GTGAAAGGCGATTACCAGGACCTGGTGGACGAGATTTCGGCGCTGCTCGGCGCTCCCGCGACGCTGGAGAACCGGGACTTCCGCCTCATCGCCTTCGGCGCGCACGACAGCGACGACGACCTGGCCATGGACCCGGTACGGACCCGCTCGATCCTGACCCGCCAGTCGACGGCGGCCGTCCGGGCCTGGTTCGAGGGCTTCGGCATCGCCCGCGCCACCGGACCGGTCAGGATCCCGGCCGCCCCCGACGCCGGCGTCTTCCGGGGCCGGATCTGCCTGCCGGTGCGCTACCGCGGGATCGTCCAGGGCTACGTATGGCTCCTCGATCAGGAGCCGCGCCCCGACGCGCAGGCGCTGGCCGCCGCCATGGAGGTGGCCCAGCGGATCGGGCTGCTGCTCGCGGAGGAGGCCCGGGCGGGGGCCGACCTGTCCCGGGAGTTCCTCGCGGTGCTCACCGCCGGGCGCGGCTGGCAGCAGGACATGGCGGTGGCCGCCCTACGGGTGGCACTCGGTCCGGGCGGCGAGGGACCGCACGCCGCGGTCTGCGTGAGCCCGTGGCCCGGCGAGGCCCCGGCTTCGGTCCCGGGAGCGGCGGCCGTGTGCGTGGTGCCCTGGCGGGGGGCCGGCGAGCGGGAACCCCGCCCGGGCGGCGGCGCCCCGGCGGGCCAGTGCCTGGCGGTCCTGGTCCGGCTGCGCGGCGCGGACCCCCTGGCCCCGGCCATGACGGCGATCTCCCGGCTCCTCCCGGGCACGCCACCCTCCGGCCCGGCCGCCGGCGCGGGGCGTCCCACGGCGGCCACCGCGGGCGGCACCGGCACCGCGGGCGGCTCCCGCTCCACGGCCGGCTCCGGCACCGCGGCCGGCTCCGGCACCGCGCCCCGTGCGGCACGGCCCGTGCCGCCCGCCGGCGCGGGCTCGCCCGGCGGCGCCGGCTCCGCCCCGAGCCCCGCCCCCGGCGGGGTGACCGCCGGGGTGTCCGACCCCGTGCGGGCGCTCACCGCGCTCCCCGCCGCCTGGCAGCAGGCCACCGCCGCCGCCCGGGCCGCCGCCGCCGGGCCGCGGCTCGGGCCGGTCGCGCAGTGGTCCGCGATCGGGCCCTACCGCATGCTGGCCTCCGTCGCCGAGGAGGCCCTGGACGACCCGGTGGGCCGCGCCCTGCGCGGCCCGGCCAATCCCGAACTGGCCCGGACGGCGGAGGTGTTCCTGGACTGCGCCGGCCAGGCGGGCCGCGCGGCGGCGGCCCTGGGCATCCACCGCCAGACCCTGTACTACCGCCTGTCCCGGGTGGAGCAGCTGACCGGCCTCGACCTGGACGAGGGCGAGGACCGCCTGCTCCTCCACATGGCCCTCAAGGCGGCCCGGCTCCACGGCTGA
- a CDS encoding proline dehydrogenase family protein gives MLGPAILAASRSDKMRRIVSAAPVTKPVVNRFIPGETVDQVIPIVEDLTGKGLEVTLDVVGEDITTVEQSHAARDAYLQLIEQLAHLDLGETVEMSVKLSMFGQALEGGHELALANVRPVVEAAAAIGTTVTLDAEDHTTLDSMFAIHEELRRDFPQTGCVIQAYLFRTEADARRLAAAGSRVRIVKGAYKEPAEVAYQDKAEIDKAYVRIMKILMEGEGYPMIGSHDPRLIAIAQELARQAGRKLDEYEFQMLYGIRGEEHLRLAAEGHRMRVYTAYGTDWYGYFMRRLAEKPANLLFFLRSMITKN, from the coding sequence GTGCTGGGTCCCGCGATCCTCGCCGCCTCGCGCAGCGACAAGATGCGCCGAATCGTCTCTGCCGCCCCGGTGACCAAGCCCGTGGTGAACCGGTTCATCCCCGGTGAGACGGTCGACCAGGTCATCCCGATCGTCGAGGACCTGACGGGCAAGGGCCTGGAGGTGACCCTCGACGTCGTCGGCGAGGACATCACCACCGTGGAGCAGTCCCACGCCGCGCGTGACGCCTACCTCCAGCTGATCGAGCAGCTCGCCCACCTGGACCTCGGCGAGACCGTCGAGATGTCCGTGAAGCTCTCCATGTTCGGCCAGGCGCTGGAAGGCGGCCACGAGCTCGCCCTCGCCAACGTCCGCCCGGTCGTCGAGGCCGCCGCCGCCATCGGCACCACCGTGACCCTGGACGCCGAGGACCACACCACCCTCGACTCGATGTTCGCCATCCACGAGGAGCTGCGCCGCGACTTCCCGCAGACCGGCTGCGTGATCCAGGCGTACCTCTTCCGCACCGAGGCCGACGCCCGGCGCCTGGCCGCGGCCGGCAGCCGCGTACGCATCGTGAAGGGCGCCTACAAGGAGCCCGCCGAGGTCGCGTACCAGGACAAGGCCGAGATCGACAAGGCGTACGTCCGCATCATGAAGATCCTGATGGAGGGCGAGGGCTACCCGATGATCGGGTCCCACGACCCGCGCCTGATCGCGATCGCCCAGGAGCTGGCACGGCAGGCCGGGCGCAAGCTCGACGAGTACGAGTTCCAGATGCTCTACGGCATCCGCGGCGAGGAGCACCTGCGACTGGCCGCCGAGGGCCACCGGATGCGCGTGTACACGGCCTACGGGACCGACTGGTACGGATACTTCATGCGGCGCCTCGCGGAGAAGCCGGCCAACCTGCTCTTCTTCCTCCGCTCGATGATCACCAAGAACTAG
- the pruA gene encoding L-glutamate gamma-semialdehyde dehydrogenase: MDAVTRVPVPVNEPVHSYAPGTPERARLETQLKQLSENPIDLPMTINGVKRMGGGERFDVVQPHDHKSVIGTYANATAADAQEAVDTALAAAPAWRAMSFDDRAAIILRAAELLSGPWREKLAASTMLGQSKTAQQAEIDTPCELVDFWRFNVHFARQILAEQPVANSAGVWNRSDHRPLEGFVYAITPFNFTAIAGNLPTAPALMGNVVVWKPSPTQTHSAVLLMELLEEAGLPKGVINLVTGDGIAVSEVALTHPELAGIHFTGSTKTFQYLWKTVGTNIETYKSYPRLVGETGGKDFVVAHPSADRAILKTALTRGSFEYQGQKCSASSRAYVPASIWNDGFKEAFAAEVDGISMGDVRDLTNFIGAVIDERSFAKNKAAIDRAKADPTCEIVAGGTYDDSEGYFVRPTVIACTDPSNEVFTTEYFGPILAIHVYEDADFDAMLAQMESVSAYALTGAVIAQDRYAAADAMEKLRFAAGNFYINDKSTGAVVGQQPFGGGRASGTNDKAGAASNLMRWTSTRSIKETLVAPTEYGYPHMG; the protein is encoded by the coding sequence ATGGACGCTGTCACCCGGGTCCCCGTGCCGGTCAACGAGCCGGTCCACTCGTACGCCCCCGGCACCCCGGAGCGCGCGCGCCTCGAAACGCAGCTGAAGCAGCTGTCCGAGAACCCGATCGACCTCCCGATGACGATCAACGGCGTCAAGCGGATGGGCGGCGGCGAGCGCTTCGACGTCGTGCAGCCGCACGACCACAAGTCGGTCATCGGCACCTACGCGAACGCCACCGCGGCCGACGCCCAGGAGGCCGTCGACACCGCCCTGGCCGCCGCCCCGGCCTGGCGCGCGATGTCCTTCGACGACCGCGCCGCGATCATCCTGCGCGCCGCCGAGCTGCTGTCCGGCCCGTGGCGCGAGAAGCTGGCCGCGTCCACGATGCTGGGCCAGTCGAAGACCGCGCAGCAGGCCGAGATCGACACCCCGTGCGAGCTCGTCGACTTCTGGCGCTTCAACGTCCACTTCGCCCGCCAGATCCTGGCCGAGCAGCCCGTCGCGAACTCCGCCGGCGTGTGGAACCGCAGCGACCACCGCCCGCTCGAGGGCTTCGTCTACGCGATCACCCCCTTCAACTTCACGGCCATCGCGGGCAACCTGCCGACCGCCCCGGCCCTGATGGGCAACGTGGTCGTGTGGAAGCCGTCCCCGACGCAGACCCATTCCGCGGTCCTCCTCATGGAGCTCCTGGAGGAGGCCGGCCTGCCGAAGGGCGTCATCAACCTCGTGACGGGCGACGGCATCGCCGTCTCCGAGGTGGCGCTGACCCACCCGGAGCTCGCGGGCATCCACTTCACCGGTTCCACCAAGACCTTCCAGTACCTGTGGAAGACGGTCGGCACCAACATCGAGACGTACAAGTCCTACCCGCGCCTGGTCGGCGAGACCGGCGGCAAGGACTTCGTCGTCGCGCACCCGTCCGCGGACCGCGCGATCCTGAAGACCGCCCTGACCCGCGGCTCCTTCGAGTACCAGGGCCAGAAGTGCTCGGCGTCCTCGCGCGCCTACGTCCCGGCCTCGATCTGGAACGACGGCTTCAAGGAGGCCTTCGCGGCCGAGGTCGACGGCATCAGCATGGGTGACGTCCGCGACCTGACGAACTTCATCGGCGCGGTCATCGACGAGCGCTCCTTCGCGAAGAACAAGGCCGCGATCGACCGCGCGAAGGCCGACCCGACCTGCGAGATCGTCGCGGGCGGCACGTACGACGACTCCGAGGGCTACTTCGTCCGCCCGACGGTCATCGCGTGCACGGACCCGTCCAACGAGGTCTTCACGACGGAGTACTTCGGCCCGATCCTGGCGATCCACGTCTACGAGGACGCTGACTTCGACGCGATGCTGGCCCAGATGGAATCGGTCTCGGCGTACGCCCTGACCGGCGCCGTCATCGCGCAGGACCGCTACGCGGCGGCCGACGCGATGGAGAAGCTCCGCTTCGCCGCGGGCAACTTCTACATCAACGACAAGTCGACCGGCGCCGTCGTCGGCCAGCAGCCCTTCGGCGGCGGCCGCGCCTCGGGCACCAACGACAAGGCCGGCGCGGCGTCGAACCTGATGCGCTGGACGTCGACCCGCTCCATCAAGGAGACCCTGGTCGCCCCGACCGAGTACGGCTACCCCCACATGGGCTGA
- a CDS encoding nitroreductase family protein, which produces MSPDTQQWTPIHGQPYRPAPYRPERMPAGESLARAAELRTRMDERRTVRHFSPDPVPEQVVRDAIACAATAPSGAHQQPWTFVLVKDPAVREQIRAAAEQEEQLSYDGRLGDEWLAALRPIGTDAVKTHLTDAPALIVVFQQRYWLGEDGTKHKHYYVDESVGIAVGMLLSALHLSGLAALIHTPSPMRFLSHVLNRPENEKAFAVIPVGYPSPECEVPDLVRKSLEQVLVEV; this is translated from the coding sequence ATGTCTCCCGATACCCAGCAGTGGACCCCGATCCACGGCCAGCCGTACCGTCCCGCGCCCTACCGCCCCGAGCGGATGCCGGCCGGGGAATCCCTCGCGCGCGCCGCGGAGCTCCGTACGCGGATGGACGAGCGCAGGACCGTACGCCACTTCTCCCCCGACCCGGTGCCCGAGCAGGTGGTCCGCGACGCCATCGCCTGCGCCGCGACCGCGCCCTCCGGGGCGCACCAGCAGCCGTGGACCTTCGTCCTGGTCAAGGACCCGGCCGTACGGGAGCAGATCCGCGCGGCCGCCGAGCAGGAGGAGCAGCTCTCCTACGACGGCCGGCTCGGCGACGAGTGGCTCGCGGCCCTGCGCCCCATCGGCACGGACGCCGTGAAGACCCACCTCACGGACGCGCCGGCCCTGATCGTGGTCTTCCAGCAGCGCTACTGGCTCGGCGAGGACGGCACGAAGCACAAGCACTACTACGTCGACGAGTCGGTCGGCATCGCGGTCGGCATGCTCCTGTCGGCCCTCCACCTCTCCGGCCTGGCCGCCCTGATCCACACGCCGAGCCCGATGCGGTTCCTCTCCCACGTCCTGAACCGCCCGGAAAACGAGAAGGCCTTCGCGGTCATCCCGGTCGGCTACCCGTCCCCCGAGTGCGAGGTCCCGGACCTGGTCCGCAAGTCCCTGGAGCAGGTTCTGGTGGAGGTCTAA
- a CDS encoding GNAT family N-acetyltransferase encodes MSDEDTGAAGAVSLRHTSQLAEGELRQVRELLGGAFEGDFGDEDFEHALGGMHVLVHRGGELLAHGSVVQRRVLHRGRALRTGYVEAVAVRADRRRCGLGGVVMEAVEGILARAYVLGALSASDDGARLYAGRGWRVWGGEIGVLGPGGPERLPEEEGSTYVWTPPGGGLLLDPTAGPLTFDWRDGDVL; translated from the coding sequence ATGAGCGACGAGGACACGGGAGCCGCAGGCGCGGTCTCGCTGCGGCACACCTCGCAGTTGGCTGAGGGGGAGCTGCGGCAGGTGCGGGAGCTGCTCGGCGGGGCCTTCGAGGGGGACTTCGGGGACGAGGACTTCGAGCACGCGCTGGGCGGGATGCACGTGCTGGTGCACCGGGGCGGGGAGCTCCTCGCGCACGGGAGCGTCGTGCAGCGGCGGGTGCTGCACCGGGGGCGGGCGCTGCGCACCGGCTATGTCGAGGCGGTGGCCGTACGGGCCGACCGGCGCCGGTGCGGGCTCGGCGGCGTGGTGATGGAGGCGGTCGAGGGGATCCTCGCGCGGGCCTACGTGCTCGGGGCGCTCAGCGCCTCCGACGACGGGGCCCGGCTGTACGCGGGCCGCGGCTGGCGGGTGTGGGGCGGGGAGATCGGGGTGCTCGGGCCCGGCGGGCCCGAGCGGCTGCCCGAGGAGGAGGGGTCGACGTACGTGTGGACGCCGCCCGGCGGTGGGTTGCTGCTCGACCCCACCGCCGGGCCGCTGACGTTCGACTGGCGCGACGGCGATGTGCTCTAG
- a CDS encoding phosphocholine-specific phospholipase C yields the protein MTPISRRGFVGIGAGLMAGATLPAIAPTSAAAATASGTITDVKHVVILMQENRSFDHYFGKLKGVRGFGDRAAGNIPGGWGMFNQPNWGGRQYPWKLSSTPPVGGVDGETLAQCNGDLPHSWTSQHAAWNKGRMDNFVTGVGNTRTLGYLDRGDIPFHYGLADNYTICDAYFCSTLSATGPNRTFLWSGKIDASSKDGGDESGLTWETYAEALQRAGMSWKVYQNAQDNYGDNGLAYFKKFTDAAPGNPLWDRGMGSVPKVTGSTPDDIAAAIRADVVAGTLPQVSWVVANEAFSEHPYAPPGDGAHFVDLVYRALSADPEVFDSTVLFLNYDENDGFFDHVPPPVAPPGTAGEYIDGTPIGLGFRVPMIVMSPWTRGGWVSSEVFDHTSVLRFMEKWTAALGTPANCPNISAWRRKVTGDLTGVFDFAHPVYGVPAGLPSTAKVIGQATCGPLSNPVPQDNAQPVQEAGTRPARALPYQVNGNLDRFEFGSGGKILAWFSMTNAGAEAKQAAHFSIHPHQYRDTAAWQYTVDAGATSTDYFNIGTGSGSGKYDISMYGPNRFLRRFIGDASKAGKSIEVASRFAVEPGTGKTALYLKMTNTSASPVTFTIRANAYRTDGPWTYTVPANSSREDYFNAVAYNNGWYDFTVLADSDGTWSRRYTGHIESGAPSISGS from the coding sequence GTGACACCTATCAGCCGCAGAGGGTTCGTGGGGATCGGCGCCGGGCTGATGGCAGGGGCGACCCTGCCCGCGATCGCGCCGACGTCGGCGGCCGCGGCCACCGCGTCGGGCACGATCACCGACGTGAAGCACGTGGTGATCCTGATGCAGGAGAACCGCAGCTTCGACCACTACTTCGGCAAGCTGAAGGGTGTCCGCGGTTTCGGTGACCGCGCCGCCGGCAACATCCCGGGCGGCTGGGGGATGTTCAACCAGCCCAACTGGGGCGGCCGCCAGTACCCGTGGAAGCTCAGCTCCACCCCGCCGGTCGGCGGCGTCGACGGCGAGACCCTCGCCCAGTGCAACGGCGACCTCCCGCACAGCTGGACCTCGCAGCACGCGGCCTGGAACAAGGGCCGCATGGACAACTTCGTCACCGGCGTCGGCAACACCCGCACCCTCGGGTACCTCGACCGCGGCGACATACCGTTCCACTACGGCCTCGCCGACAACTACACCATCTGCGACGCCTACTTCTGCTCCACCCTGAGCGCGACCGGCCCGAACCGCACCTTCCTGTGGAGCGGCAAGATCGACGCGAGCAGCAAGGACGGCGGCGACGAGTCCGGGCTGACCTGGGAGACGTACGCGGAGGCCCTCCAGCGCGCCGGGATGAGCTGGAAGGTCTACCAGAACGCCCAGGACAACTACGGGGACAACGGGCTCGCCTACTTCAAGAAGTTCACGGACGCCGCCCCCGGCAACCCCCTGTGGGACCGCGGCATGGGCTCCGTCCCCAAGGTCACCGGCTCCACCCCCGACGACATCGCCGCCGCCATCCGCGCGGACGTGGTCGCCGGCACCCTGCCCCAGGTCTCCTGGGTCGTGGCGAACGAGGCCTTCTCCGAGCACCCGTACGCCCCGCCCGGCGACGGCGCGCACTTCGTGGACCTGGTCTACCGGGCGCTGTCGGCCGACCCGGAGGTCTTCGACTCCACCGTCCTCTTCCTCAACTACGACGAGAACGACGGTTTCTTCGACCACGTCCCGCCGCCGGTCGCGCCGCCCGGCACCGCGGGCGAGTACATCGACGGCACCCCGATCGGGCTCGGCTTCCGCGTCCCGATGATCGTGATGTCCCCGTGGACCCGCGGCGGCTGGGTGAGCTCCGAGGTCTTCGACCACACCTCCGTGCTGCGCTTCATGGAGAAGTGGACGGCCGCGCTCGGCACCCCGGCGAACTGTCCGAACATCAGCGCGTGGCGCCGCAAGGTCACCGGCGACCTCACGGGCGTCTTCGACTTCGCGCACCCGGTCTACGGGGTTCCCGCGGGCCTCCCCTCCACCGCCAAGGTCATCGGGCAGGCGACCTGCGGCCCGCTCTCCAACCCGGTGCCGCAGGACAACGCGCAGCCGGTGCAGGAGGCCGGGACCCGGCCCGCGCGCGCCCTTCCCTACCAGGTCAACGGGAATCTGGACCGCTTCGAGTTCGGCTCGGGCGGCAAGATCCTCGCCTGGTTCTCGATGACGAACGCGGGCGCGGAGGCCAAGCAGGCGGCGCACTTCTCGATCCACCCGCACCAGTACCGGGACACGGCCGCCTGGCAGTACACGGTGGACGCCGGCGCCACGTCGACGGACTACTTCAACATCGGCACGGGCAGCGGCTCCGGCAAGTACGACATCTCGATGTACGGGCCGAACCGCTTCCTGCGGCGCTTCATCGGCGACGCGTCGAAGGCGGGGAAGTCCATCGAGGTCGCGTCCCGCTTCGCGGTGGAGCCGGGCACCGGCAAGACGGCGCTCTACCTCAAGATGACCAACACCTCGGCCTCGCCGGTCACCTTCACGATCCGCGCGAACGCCTACCGCACGGACGGCCCGTGGACGTACACCGTGCCGGCGAACTCCTCGCGCGAGGACTACTTCAACGCCGTCGCCTACAACAACGGCTGGTACGACTTCACGGTCCTCGCCGACTCCGACGGCACCTGGTCGCGCCGCTACACGGGCCACATCGAGTCCGGCGCCCCGAGCATCAGCGGCAGCTAG
- a CDS encoding NADP-dependent oxidoreductase, with protein sequence MTTNTAHAVHQIARPAGFPAASDFAYVRTPVPRPRPGTALVENLLLSVDPYHRGLMDGGEGGFELGTPLEGRSVGRVVASRDPGLAEGDLVFHREGWRTHALVTLGVGGTRKLRGHAGVPLEAYLSILGGTGLTAYAALTRTAALREGEDLFVSAAAGGVGTATGRIARLLGARRIIGSAGTAAKVRHLTGVLGFDAAFDYHDGPVGEQLAKAAPDGIDVYVDNVGGDHLEGAIDVLREYGRIAWVGGISMYNGDRSPAAPHNLFEVVHKSLRLEGVLVRNHTNLQDELEDFLVPHLRSGRIGTDTTVVQGFDHTVEAFRGMLRGDNLGKMLVRIDV encoded by the coding sequence ATGACCACGAACACCGCTCACGCCGTCCACCAGATCGCCCGCCCGGCCGGCTTCCCCGCCGCCTCCGACTTCGCGTACGTACGGACCCCCGTCCCCCGGCCGCGGCCCGGTACCGCCCTCGTGGAGAACCTGCTGCTCTCCGTGGACCCGTACCACCGCGGGCTGATGGACGGCGGCGAGGGAGGCTTCGAGCTCGGCACCCCGCTGGAAGGCCGCTCGGTGGGCCGGGTCGTCGCCTCGCGCGACCCGGGCCTCGCGGAGGGCGACCTCGTCTTCCACCGCGAGGGCTGGCGCACCCACGCCCTCGTCACCCTGGGAGTCGGCGGTACCCGCAAACTGCGCGGCCACGCGGGCGTCCCGCTGGAGGCCTACCTCTCCATCCTCGGCGGCACCGGGCTGACCGCGTACGCCGCCCTGACCCGCACCGCGGCCCTGCGCGAGGGCGAGGACCTCTTCGTCTCGGCGGCGGCGGGCGGGGTCGGCACGGCCACCGGCCGCATCGCCCGGCTGCTCGGCGCCCGCCGGATCATCGGCAGCGCGGGCACGGCGGCGAAGGTCCGCCACCTCACCGGGGTCCTCGGCTTCGACGCGGCCTTCGACTACCACGACGGGCCGGTCGGCGAACAGCTCGCGAAGGCGGCACCCGATGGCATCGACGTCTACGTGGACAACGTCGGCGGGGACCACCTGGAGGGGGCCATCGACGTGCTGCGCGAGTACGGGCGGATCGCCTGGGTCGGCGGGATCTCGATGTACAACGGCGACCGCTCCCCCGCCGCGCCCCACAACCTCTTCGAGGTCGTACACAAGTCACTGCGCCTGGAAGGGGTATTGGTTCGGAATCACACCAATCTGCAGGACGAGCTGGAAGACTTTCTCGTCCCGCACCTGCGCAGTGGCCGGATCGGTACCGACACCACCGTTGTACAGGGGTTTGATCACACGGTGGAGGCCTTCCGGGGCATGCTCCGGGGCGACAATCTGGGAAAAATGCTCGTACGCATCGATGTCTGA